A region from the Benincasa hispida cultivar B227 chromosome 8, ASM972705v1, whole genome shotgun sequence genome encodes:
- the LOC120082405 gene encoding LOW QUALITY PROTEIN: omega-3 fatty acid desaturase, endoplasmic reticulum-like (The sequence of the model RefSeq protein was modified relative to this genomic sequence to represent the inferred CDS: inserted 2 bases in 2 codons), translated as MAIPLPASGTGNGNATAATPAPFDPSAPPPFRMXDIRAAIPPHCWVKNPWRSLVYVLRDLVIVSALVGRAVFFDSWLFWPIYLVAQGTMFWAXFVLGHDCGHGSFSNSYALNSFMGLLLHSFILVPDQELRISHRTHHQNHGNVEKDESWVPLTKKTYKQLEKRTRILRFTLPFPILAYPFYLMWRSPGKEGSHFNPYSDLFAPNERKDIVISTSCWTLMAVLLVYLSFVFGPFQIFKIYGVPYWIFVMWLDFVTYLHHHGYEQKLPWYRGEEWSYLRGGLTTVDRDYGLFNNIHHDIGTHVIHHLFPQIPHYHLVEATKAAKGVLGKYYREPKKSGPIPFHLVNNLVNSLRQDHYVNDQGNIVFYQTDPYLYHY; from the exons ATGGCCATTCCTCTGCCGGCCTCCGGCACCGGCAACGGCAACGCCACTGCCGCCACCCCGGCCCCTTTCGACCCCTCCGCCCCTCCTCCTTTCCGTA GCGACATCCGAGCCGCCATTCCTCCCCATTGCTGGGTCAAGAACCCTTGGCGCTCTCTCGTTTATGTTCTTCGAGATTTAGTCATCGTCTCCGCATTGGTCGGCCGCGCCGTCTTCTTCGATTCCTGGCTCTTCTGGCCAATCTATTTGGTCGCTCAGGGCACCATGTTCTGGG ATTTTGTCCTCGGCCACGACTG CGGCCATGGCAGCTTCTCCAACAGTTATGCGCTTAATTCTTTCAtgggtcttcttcttcattccttcatttTGGTTCCTGATCAGGAATT GAGAATAAGCCACAGAACTCACCATCAAAACCATGGAAATGTGGAGAAAGACGAATCATGGGTTCCA TTGACGAAGAAGACTTATAAGCAGCTGGAAAAAAGAACAAGAATCCTCAGATTCACTTTACCTTTCCCCATTCTTGCATACCCATTTTACCTt ATGTGGAGAAGCCCAGGGAAAGAAGGATCTcatttcaatccatatagtgatttATTTGCTCCAAATGAGAGAAAAGACATTGTGATTTCAACTTCATGTTGGACATTAATGGCGGTTCTGTTGGTTTATTTGTCCTTCGTTTTTGGTCCATTCCAAATCTTCAAAATCTATGGCGTTCCGTACTGG ataTTTGTAATGTGGCTGGACTTTGTGACATATCTGCACCACCATGGGTATGAACAGAAGCTGCCATGGTACAGAGGAGAG GAATGGAGCTACTTACGTGGCGGGCTGACGACCGTTGATCGAGATTATGGATTGTTCAACAACATCCATCATGATATTGGAACTCATGTCATCCACCATTTGTTTCCTCAGATCCCTCACTATCATCTCGTTGAAGCG ACAAAGGCAGCCAAGGGAGTGTTGGGGAAGTATTATAGAGAGCCAAAGAAATCAGGGCCAATTCCATTTCATTTGGTAAACAATCTGGTGAACAGCCTAAGACAAGACCACTATGTCAATGACCAGGGCAATATTGTCTTTTACCAGACAGATCCTTATCTTTACCACTACTAA